The Canis lupus dingo isolate Sandy chromosome 7, ASM325472v2, whole genome shotgun sequence DNA window TCTAAAACCAATACTCCTTGAACAACTGGGAATTCAGATATGGTCAATTGCCAGGAATAAACAGTATCTCCTCTATTTTTCAGAGACAGTCCTAACTCACATTCCTGACAGTGTCCTGCCTGGGGGACTCTGTCCACAATTGCTGAAGCCCTTCCCCTCCATATCTTCTATTCCTAAAATTTGGGGTTCAATATTCCCTAAAGGTACCTGCCCATGCAGTTTCTCATTCCCAAATCATCCTTCTCCCCCTAGAGCAATGATCATGTAttagcaataaagaaaatgagtcaCGAACCAGTGGTCATAAATGGGTCTGTAGTTACACTCCGCTGGTTGGACATACGCTGTCGAATGTCAGGATTTTGATCCAAGAGTGTCATCGTGGCTTGTTGCCAAGGACATGGCCATTGTAATTGATCATCATTGGCTCCAGAGATCAAGTGGAAATATATTCCTGCATTAGTCGAATGGCTTAGATTCAAGTGAATCTGAAAGGCATAACctttagaagaataaaatggtGGGCTATATAGAGTTCCACTTGAGCTGCCAATATACTGTGTAAAATTCTTTATATGCCAGATATGATGAGGGCACTGTGTCTCTGAGAGATTGATGTCATCAATAGACAGGCCACCCAATGATGCACCAGCGCCTCTGACTCCTCCAAACACCACTCTAAATTTGTTGGTCACTTTCAATGTTACATGGTAAAGTTGCCAGCTCCCAATGGGTATATCTGCAAAAGAGACATTATTATTTCAACTCAAACAAAGGACCAGGAATCAAGTGCAAATCAACATTAGAGTTTTTAACCTTCATAGGACAAATGATAATCCTAGAGCTATTGATTCCTACAGGTCCGCAGAGTAACTTTCTCATTTCTCCAGCCCAGACCCATTACCTTCAAGGAATCTCTGTGGTGTCAAAATGCTATCTGGAATATTTGGATGCTTATTTACTTGTTCCTCAGATAGGTCATCCTTTCCCAGTGAAGGGTGACCAAATGACAACATCTAACTTATGAGTACTGCATGCCCTGTATATGAGTTACCTCCTATTCTATGTTAGTTAAATATCGATTCCTGTGATACTCAGCCAAAGCCTCATTTATAGTTTGATTGAAATACTTCCTtcactgggacgcctggatggctcagcagttgagcatctgcctttggttcaaggtgtgatcccggaattctgggatggggtcctgcattgggctctatgcaggaagcctgcttctccctctgcctgtgtctccacctctctgtgtgtgtctctcatgaataaataaataaaatcttaaaaaaaaatactctcttcACATGCAAAATTTTCAATCAAAGTTTTGATAGTATTAAACAGGAATCCACCAAACCCCAGAAAGCCCACATTTACAACTTACTCCTTAGATCATTTACTAGTGACTCAACATTATACATATTTATCTAATATTTGATACCATCATCTTTCTCCCCATCCCATACTCCCTCTTTCACCAACATGCCCTGCTCCTAGCTAGCAGTGCAGGCTCTGTTATCCTGTCTTATTTTCTTATATCACATACTCAAATAAGAagcaatgcattttaaaaatatcagaatccCCCAGGTAGAGAGCAGCTTAGGAATTCATGTCAAACGAGTAGTTAAAACAACGACTTAAAACTTCAATACATTGGCACTTAATGTGAAACACAATTATGTGAAAATAAGTTAGAAATATCCAAATCATGGAAAAATACTATTATACATGGATAAACTCTGGATTGAACAAAAATCTTTCATGAGAACTTCCACTTCATTATTGTCACTACTATCCGTTTAAATTCTGGACCCCTAAGCAAGTCTCTTATATACCTTTTGTACTATTGTTTATGGGAAGAAAATGGTATGACATATAGCATAATGTAGATCGATTTTACTCAATTCATTCAAACCAAGGGGTCAATACATGGAGCAGACAGTAACATAGTCGGCCCACAGCCCCTCCCTTCCCGAGGGAAGTGTCTTAACCACCTTCTTTTATAGTCAATCAACATGCCCCACCTCTCCGACACATGAGAGGGATGGACTGTTGCCCTCTCTCCACTCAGAATTGCTCTCGAAGTTGCACTTAATCCAAATCCTAACAATTAGAATTCTTcactgggacttttttttttttttaagctaaaaattAGAGGAAGACTCCCTTTTCCAGTCAGATGGCACATTTGTCAGAAATGTCAGCTGGGAAGTGAAATATCCAAAGGTCCAGTTTTGTGGACAAAGCCCATCTGAGCCAACGCGGGAGGTCCCCAGCCATGTTCAGGGACAGGCCCCGTCCTGCCTGACGCCAGGTCCTCCTTCGTCCATTCCACAATCTCTTCACATTGAACCAGTAACTTCCCATTTTGCCTAAGCtagttttccttgtattttttaaagattgatttatttgagggagagggagagagggaggggaggggcagagagagactctcCGGCAGACTCCTCGTggagcgtggagcccagtgtaggctccatccccccacccatgaaaccatgacctgaaccaaaaacccagagccagatgctcaacccaccGCACCACCACTCCTCGCTGGTATTTTCATCCCTTGCCAAGAACTGATCTCCTCAGTGCCAGAGACTTAAAAGAGTTAAGGTTGCCTCACTCTGAACCGAGGCAATGAGAATGTTGATattgtaccttttatttcttccacGAGTGTCAAAGTACCATTCACGAGGTCTGCAGTGTACTCCCTGGTGTAGATGTTCAGTTGGTCATTTTCACTTCCactgttatataaataaaactgcaagCACTGAAATCCTCTTTTAGGGTATAACGTTCTACTTTCCAGCATGGCCGTGGCCCCCACACTTACAGAGCTACTGTCGAAATGCATGAAGAAGCCAGAACCtgtcaagaaaacaaaagcaaaattgacaaAACAGACACCAGCCCTAGGAACGCATGTCTTGTGGGCACAAGAGTTCCACTTAGTACACACTGTATAGACAGCACTGGGTTGGACGGTTGAGTCCAGTTCCAGGAACAGGCTGTTTATAAAAGAGACTCTCAGTCACTTTTCCTTACTCTAgctttcaaaatcagaaaaagtatCACCTTTTTGGTctagtctctctctgtgtctctctctgtctgtctctcatgttctccctccctcctttcattcctccttccttctggccTATGGAGGACCACTATCCACTACCCAAATCTGCCTTTGtaaagaaaatggcattttattgaCACATATTTGACCTATAGCATTGTGTAAATCTAAGATGTGCAACATATCACTTTGATTACATTTATGTATTGTAATACGATCGCCCTGTAGCAATAATTAGCAACCTCTAGCATGTCACATAGTTATCACTTCTTTTTTGTGGTAGGAATGATTAAATTCTCATCTCTCAGTGAGTTTAGCGGTTAGAATACAATTATCGCTGTCTGTGTTCACTACACTGTGCATCAGATCTCCGGGACTTATTTACTACTCGTTGCAAGTCTGTACCCTTAACACCTATCTTCCCCCAAACCCCAggctccaggaaagaaaaaagaaaaggaaaagcactCTTTGCTGTTAGGGACCTCAAACACTGCCTACACCAGCTGAGCTGGCATGCAGTGACCCTGAGTTCTGAAGTCTAGTTTTACATCTTTGATGCCaggaatgagcaaataaataaaaatggagtaCTTGTAGCCAAATAAATGACTACTTAATTTAACACAAAATGATGATGGAAAAGGATAGTCatgtgaataaaattaaataaattgtacTTTGTCCctttattttcaggatttttataACAGGAGCGTGTAATCACAACCAGCTGAAATTCCGAATCTGATGAATTCACAGCCTTGTGGTGTTCCCTAGAAAATCTCTTGTATCTTGTAAGCTCTCAGAAAACAACCCCACTACCCTGTGGATAAGAATCCTTCCAGGAGATTCAGTACCTTCCTGCTGTGGGCACACGCAGGAAGAGGCTTCCCAGAGCCCAGCTCTGACTCATAGAAAGATGAGAAAAGTCAGAGAGTAAAAGCAGAGAAACGAACCATGTCCTTCGAAGGCACAGAACTGTTTCCTCAGTAGCTACCACATGGGTTATCATCAATAATTCTGATAAAAATTAGAGATAAAATCCCATCTTTCATAGCAAAGGAAAATGCTGGAGTCACCAAGTATAAAATCGAAGCATCTCACTCTTGTTACCTTTGCACTGGCCCATGTTGGAGTGATCGCTCTCTGGGCCCCTGGGAACCCGGGAAACCCACTGCCAATCAGTATTATCACCTGAACTTTGAATCATACCACACACATTTTCCAGTTCAAAATTGCATGAGTCCATAAAGCTCAGGGAAGTGgctataaaagcaaaaaaaaaaaaattattgacacTCCTACAATATGATAATCTAAGTAATAAAAACTGATTTGTCACAGAAGTACTAGGAATGCCAGGATGGCTTTAAAAGGGACACCCTGCTGATTCTGGGGCATAGTGGCTTGAAGACCTCTTGATATCTGCAAAACCAAAAGATTAATTAACTCTGTATTTGAACAAGCTGTCTGCCCCCAAGATGCCTTTCTTTAATCATCTAATTTATAGGAACTGAAGTCTACACTCCTCTAGTTATCCAGATTATTCAACTGCAACACAGATTATTTGATCCCATTTGTATGATGGCTCCTCACTTAAAAATCTACATGGGGCATGTCACTATAGGgcccaatttatttttaatatgaagatCAAAacttctgagaagaaaaatactgCTTCCAAGTTGTGGATTGAGATTTGGGTGCacttgtgagatttttttttttttaaatatcaaacttCAACTATAAAACCATAATTATCAAACAGTTATCAAACATTTATCAAACCATAGTTTCAGAAAAGCCAGCAATGCACAGCAAAATGGCACAGTGAATAATTTTTTCCTacatggcagagacacagaaggcatATCAAAGAACCTGTCACATACTGCAGTTATACAGTCGATTCAGCTTTAAGAGATCATAGTCACTGAAATCCATTCGTTGGCCGATCACATCCATGAAGTCTGAGATTCTTGTTACGATCGTTGGTTCCGTTCCATTTTGGAAAGCAGTCTTACTGTAGTGCATCACTGAAGTATAATCATAGGGAACATTCAAGGAGTCTGATACTTGGTCATCGTAAGTGTTAAAATTGTGTTCTCTGCCTACACGATAAAtgtgaaaagatttttaattacttgATGTTGACAAAATTTAGCTTACCTTATTCTAAGTTTCCATTACCACCCAAGGCTGGACATTAGCACACAGTGTGAGGCTCCAAGAACTGGTAATAGAAAGGTAGATTCTAAAAGATGTTATGAAGACAGCCAGGGTTATTAGCAGGTGTTAATGGGAAAGTGAGAGCACCCAAAGCAGAtgaagatggagggaggaggactTTGAGAGATGTGATGGGAAGGTGACCTGGGATTGATATCACAGACAGAAATCGCCAGAAGGAACTGACATAGTCAGGGATTTCATGGTTACTGGAATATGTATGCAATACAATATgcaagtacatttatttttttaagactttatttacttatttgagagagagagtgagtgaaagagagagagacatgagcagagggaagagtatacggagaagcagactcctcactgagcagggagcccgatacggggctcaatcccaggactccagaatcatgacctgagccaaaggcagacgcctaactgactgagcaacccaggcacccctatgtaaATAGATTTAGAGAAGATATCTAGTTGCTCGGCATCATATTAATGAGCAACTGATTGCAACCCAAAGTGGGATGACTTTGTGGAAACAGTAAGGTGGATCAGATTTCCAAAGCTTACAGATGCGTTATCAAATCCAGGGAGAGGGTTTCTACTCAGATAAGACCTGGGGAACCTTAAAGAGTGAGATGATAAATGAAAACTAAACACTTCTCTTGCCCTAGAAATCTCTTAGTCCACTGCTGGGCCTTACCCGAGTTGGGATCACCAGACAATCAATATCACTGAGCTGTGATTGTAAAAGTTGTGATATCAGGGGTCTAACTACAGAACAGACCCCATAATGCCTCATATGACAGCAGTGCCACTCCCTCCACTATACCCTTTGTAGGCAGGCCCGATGGGAAACTAAGTGTCTCTGCGGGCAACATGAGCCTTAGTCGTACTATGTTAAGGCTTTTCTGGCTTGGAACACAAAGTTCCAAAAAGTTTGAGCTGTTCAACTACCACAGTGTTTCCCATGGAGTAACAAACACAAATACCTCCTGTCCCCCAAAAAAGACCATGATCAAGTCActttaggaaataaaatctgtaaatgtATGTTAATCTAATAAAGACTCTGGacagtgggtgggtggatggagtaactaggtgatgggcactaaggagggcacttgatgggatgagaactgggtgttatactatatgttggcaaattgaatttaaataaaatattttttaaaaagactgaacaGTAAAGCAGTGTCAATAACTCAAGTTGAATTTACTGGAACCTAGGATTTCCCAAACTAATTGGACTACAGATCTCTCTGGGAACATATCATGGGACAACATCCTATAAAAAGTACTTTGGGAAATATTACTTTCTTAGATCCCAACCGGCTCCAACATACCAGGGCTCTAGGACACGAGTGCCCCACAACCTTCAGGCATCTCAACCCATATTGAGTCAGGGCTGAGTGAGGTAAAACATCAAGACATCAGCTTTTCCATTATGAACAGTCATCAGAAGGGGGCATGTGCTTAgaaattcagttgttttttttttttaagattttatttatttacaagaaggagagagagagagagagagagagagagagagaggcagagacacaggcagagggagaagcaggctccatgcagggagccggacatgggactcgatcctgggtctccaggatcaggccctgggctgaaggcggcgctaaatggctgagccacccgggctgcccagaaattccatttttaaccaaagcagaacaaaagaaatataccTGACTGAATTCTGTCCCACATTATCCTGACATAGTCATCCCGATCAGAACGAGACTGCTCATGCCAGAATCCCAGTGCGTGGAGGAACTCGTGTTGAACCGTTGCTATTCTGTCACAGTTGGTCCCGATGGAAAGTTCTTGCTTCCCCATGTGCCTGTTTCCCACTGAAGACCAGCAGCTTACAGGAGAGTTTAGAGAGACAGGGATTGAGGGGTTCTCATGATGCAGGCTGAGGTCTTAGGGCAAAAATGCCCAGTGCCCGCCCCACTCGGTTACCCACTTAGATCCTTCACTCATATCAGGACACTGCATTTCTCTCACAACCCTGGCGAGGGATGAAAAACCTCACAGACCAGACGACTTTTGGAGATCTGGCCCTGGCATCAAATATCACACAGGGATGAGCAAGTCATCCCTCAATCAAcctacttgtgatttttttctggaaatttctaAGTTTTTCCACATTGTCCTTGATATGTTGATGACCAATAATACGGTTTTATAGGTTGAGCAACCATGCAGAATTGCTGAGCTCCAGGTAAATAACACTGCCAGTTTAACTCAGGTAGTAAGTGTAGTCACTTgaaatacacatgcatatacacaaacacacacgcatgcacacacatgtttTACTGAAACAGGGAAATAAGGGGTATGTAAGCTACAAATGGCTGAAGTTCACTAAGGCATGGGATGGATGGCATGAATCCCACCCACCTTGTTTTAATATGGGTGGTCTGGTTGCATGTCTGAAAATATGATCTTTATGGCTAGAGGAACTAAACACAGTTTGTCTTTTACTCTCCAACAAACAGCTAAGGAAGACCCCACCCACCTCAAGGTCAAGGCCTAGGGCAATTGCTATGATAGGCCACAGCCACAAGGTTCTCTTTTGAAACCCTAGAAGACAAACTCTCCACCTTACCCACTGCCCTTGAACACTGATATATAGTTAGCTTCTCCAGTCCAAGGCTTGAAGTCAATGCATGTTTTTAGGCGATAGCGTTCAAATGCATTAAGGATAACTCCCCTGGCATTCATTTCTGAaggaagaaaaccaacaaaaaatacACTTATTAAAATTGTCACCATTGAATGATTCACCATGGGAACAGGCTATgcaatatattatttatcatgAATCAATCCCTTCATGAATATGTAGTGTTTTAGTTTTACCAAATTTAGTATTCAGTACAAATTCAGTATCATATGTAAGTATTTTGTTATTCTTCAGATCCCtgattctgggacacctgggtggctcagccgttgagcatctgccttctgctcagggcgtgatcccagggtcgggggaatcaagtcccacatcaggctccctgcaaggagcttgcttctgcctccgtctatgtctctgcctctctttctgtgtctctaatgaataaataaataa harbors:
- the MEP1B gene encoding meprin A subunit beta isoform X1, whose translation is MDSWYLPWFLFSAVLHMVPGLPARENFVKDVDGGIDQDIFDINEDLGLDLFEGDIRLDGAQDRNSIIGEEYRWPHTIPYVLEDSLEMNARGVILNAFERYRLKTCIDFKPWTGEANYISVFKGSGCWSSVGNRHMGKQELSIGTNCDRIATVQHEFLHALGFWHEQSRSDRDDYVRIMWDRIQSGREHNFNTYDDQVSDSLNVPYDYTSVMHYSKTAFQNGTEPTIVTRISDFMDVIGQRMDFSDYDLLKLNRLYNCTTSLSFMDSCNFELENVCGMIQSSGDNTDWQWVSRVPRGPESDHSNMGQCKGSGFFMHFDSSSVSVGATAMLESRTLYPKRGFQCLQFYLYNSGSENDQLNIYTREYTADLVNGTLTLVEEIKDIPIGSWQLYHVTLKVTNKFRVVFGGVRGAGASLGGLSIDDINLSETQCPHHIWHIKNFTQYIGSSSGTLYSPPFYSSKGYAFQIHLNLSHSTNAGIYFHLISGANDDQLQWPCPWQQATMTLLDQNPDIRQRMSNQRSVTTDPFMTTDNGNYFWDRPSKVGEVAFFPNGTQFRRGRGYGTSAFITHTRLKSRDFIKGGDVYILLTVEDISHLNSTQVQPTPTSNTIDLCTNFKCENDGICIVQNGKPECRCLSGEDWWYMGERCERRGSTQDTIVIAASSTAAVFAVMLIVTLVSVYCVRKRYRSRTSSNTADMTLENEHAF
- the MEP1B gene encoding meprin A subunit beta isoform X2, which gives rise to MDSWYLPWFLFSAVLHMVPGLPARENFVKDVDGGIDQDIFDINEDLGLDLFEGDIRLDGAQDRNSIIGEEYRWPHTIPYVLEDSLEMNARGVILNAFERYRLKTCIDFKPWTGEANYISVFKGSGCWSSVGNRHMGKQELSIGTNCDRIATVQHEFLHALGFWHEQSRSDRDDYVRIMWDRIQSGREHNFNTYDDQVSDSLNVPYDYTSVMHYSKTAFQNGTEPTIVTRISDFMDVIGQRMDFSDYDLLKLNRLYNCTTSLSFMDSCNFELENVCGMIQSSGDNTDWQWVSRVPRGPESDHSNMGQCKGSGFFMHFDSSSVSVGATAMLESRTLYPKRGFQCLQFYLYNSGSENDQLNIYTREYTADLVNGTLTLVEEIKDIPIGSWQLYHVTLKVTNKFRVVFGGVRGAGASLGGLSIDDINLSETQCPHHIWHIKNFTQYIGSSSGTLYSPPFYSSKGYAFQIHLNLSHSTNAGIYFHLISGANDDQLQWPCPWQQATMTLLDQNPDIRQRMSNQRSVTTDPFMTTDNGNYFWDRPSKVGEVAFFPNGTQFRRGRGYGTSAFITHTRLKSRDFIKGGDVYILLTVEDISHLNSTQVQPTPTSNTIDLCTNFKCENDGICIVQNGKPECRSTHFEDELNNMASR